The proteins below are encoded in one region of Methanoculleus taiwanensis:
- a CDS encoding DUF7504 family protein produces MDMTFGSGESDERIFLILAAAERLKQKNADIIREVTGQGYMVIVITTNQPSAILRRTYMQNGIDLTKIYCIDAITKYALGSVPEGVEQTTFISNPANLTDMGIAVTEVLHARRDEKTCILFDSISTMLIYLPSVNISKFIHFVTNKLRLLDVSGIFLAVEEGLDPMMLSQLTTFVDRVIR; encoded by the coding sequence ATGGATATGACCTTCGGGAGCGGGGAGAGCGACGAGCGGATATTTCTTATTCTTGCGGCGGCAGAGCGGCTGAAACAGAAGAATGCGGATATCATCCGGGAGGTCACCGGGCAGGGGTACATGGTCATCGTCATCACCACCAACCAGCCGTCGGCCATCCTCCGCCGGACGTACATGCAGAACGGGATCGATCTTACGAAGATCTACTGCATCGACGCCATCACGAAGTACGCACTCGGGTCGGTGCCGGAAGGTGTCGAGCAGACCACCTTTATCAGCAACCCTGCAAACCTCACCGATATGGGCATCGCGGTAACTGAGGTGCTCCACGCCCGCCGGGACGAGAAGACCTGTATCCTCTTCGACTCGATAAGCACGATGCTCATTTACCTCCCTTCGGTGAACATCTCCAAGTTTATCCACTTCGTCACGAACAAGCTCCGCCTGCTGGACGTTTCCGGTATCTTTCTCGCCGTCGAGGAGGGGCTCGACCCTATGATGCTCTCCCAGCTCACCACGTTCGTGGACAGAGTTATCCGGTGA
- a CDS encoding elongation factor 1-beta — MGDVAIILKIMPESPEVDREALKAAITAAVPVKDLVEEPIGFGLVALKTVVVVPDKEGAPDEVEKSLRELDGVGSAEIVELTLM; from the coding sequence ATGGGAGACGTCGCCATCATCTTAAAGATCATGCCCGAGTCGCCCGAGGTTGACCGCGAAGCGCTCAAGGCGGCGATCACCGCTGCCGTGCCGGTAAAGGATCTCGTAGAGGAACCTATCGGTTTCGGCCTTGTCGCGTTAAAGACGGTTGTCGTCGTTCCCGATAAGGAAGGGGCGCCCGACGAAGTCGAAAAATCGCTCCGGGAACTTGACGGTGTCGGCAGTGCCGAGATCGTCGAACTCACCCTGATGTGA
- a CDS encoding phospholipase D-like domain-containing protein — MKRVALVLLLCCIVATAGGVRIVEFCPDPYQSGDPDEYLVLEGSGTLDGIVISDGEGGFRFPPGARIDGRLTVARSAAAYAKSHSTLPDYELFDYSPAVPDVLRSDDLRMANSADELFVYHESTLLQTVAWPADVHPREGQIHYFENGVWDPRPLLIGQSRFSPATFENVQVTAFVAPDSARSVFTDAVAAAESEILVNVYEFTDAGLAESLVNARARGVNVIVLIEGGPVGGIPAEGRIVAGILNKGGVPVLQMTTTDAAHAKYRYNHAKYMVIDGRSVVIGSENYGWSGFPAAGTKGNRGWGVCLDNAALAGYFRTVFLCDSSGGDIIPLEGRHGEGEPGGAVPYTPEFAPFRTDGARVTPVLSPDTSFLITAMLEGAERTIAIEQAYITNETRYELNPFLAAAINASRRGVEVRVILDAAWFNTEGDADNDEMVAIINRIAAAEGLPLEARLADLHGSNLEKIHTKGVVVDGRRVLVSSINWNQNSPNFNREAGVIIEDTAVAAYFLEVMRDDWYGSSPEKKGGGEDIDYAKAGGAAIIIVAILALYRHRHRG, encoded by the coding sequence ATGAAGCGGGTTGCCCTCGTCCTGCTCCTCTGCTGTATCGTCGCCACCGCAGGAGGCGTCCGGATAGTCGAGTTCTGCCCCGACCCCTACCAGTCGGGCGACCCGGATGAGTACCTGGTGCTCGAAGGGAGCGGCACGCTCGACGGCATTGTGATCTCCGACGGGGAGGGGGGGTTCCGGTTCCCGCCCGGGGCACGGATCGACGGCAGGCTGACCGTCGCCCGGAGCGCTGCTGCATACGCTAAAAGCCACAGTACTCTCCCCGACTACGAGCTCTTCGACTACTCACCGGCCGTTCCGGACGTCCTGAGGAGTGACGACCTCCGGATGGCGAACAGCGCTGACGAGCTCTTTGTCTACCACGAAAGCACGCTCCTCCAGACCGTTGCCTGGCCAGCTGACGTCCATCCCCGCGAAGGGCAGATACACTACTTCGAGAACGGAGTCTGGGATCCGCGGCCGCTTCTCATCGGCCAGTCACGGTTCAGTCCCGCGACCTTCGAGAACGTCCAGGTCACGGCGTTCGTCGCGCCGGACTCTGCCCGCAGCGTCTTTACGGATGCCGTCGCCGCCGCCGAGTCGGAGATCCTGGTCAACGTCTACGAGTTCACCGATGCGGGGCTCGCCGAGAGCCTCGTCAATGCCCGGGCGCGCGGGGTGAACGTCATTGTCCTCATCGAAGGAGGACCTGTCGGCGGAATACCAGCAGAAGGCCGCATCGTCGCCGGGATCCTCAACAAGGGCGGTGTCCCTGTCCTCCAGATGACCACCACCGATGCCGCGCACGCGAAGTATCGGTACAATCACGCGAAGTACATGGTCATCGATGGGAGGAGCGTCGTCATCGGGAGCGAAAACTACGGATGGAGCGGGTTTCCGGCGGCAGGAACGAAAGGCAACCGTGGATGGGGCGTCTGTCTCGACAATGCCGCGCTCGCCGGATACTTCCGGACGGTCTTTCTCTGCGACAGCAGCGGCGGCGATATCATCCCGCTTGAGGGCAGACACGGAGAGGGAGAGCCCGGGGGAGCGGTTCCGTATACCCCCGAGTTCGCTCCGTTCCGGACGGACGGGGCGCGGGTGACGCCGGTACTCTCCCCGGATACGAGCTTTTTGATCACCGCGATGCTGGAGGGTGCCGAACGGACAATCGCCATCGAGCAGGCGTACATCACGAACGAGACGCGTTACGAACTCAATCCCTTCCTCGCGGCGGCGATCAACGCCTCGCGGCGGGGAGTCGAGGTGCGGGTGATCCTCGATGCGGCCTGGTTCAATACGGAGGGCGACGCCGACAACGACGAGATGGTCGCGATAATCAACCGGATAGCGGCCGCTGAAGGGCTGCCGCTCGAGGCGCGCCTCGCCGATCTCCACGGGAGCAACCTTGAGAAGATCCACACCAAAGGTGTCGTCGTCGACGGCCGCCGTGTGCTCGTTTCCAGCATCAACTGGAACCAAAACTCTCCGAACTTCAACCGGGAGGCAGGGGTGATCATCGAGGATACGGCCGTTGCCGCGTACTTCCTGGAGGTCATGCGGGACGACTGGTACGGATCGTCACCGGAGAAAAAAGGGGGCGGGGAAGATATCGATTATGCAAAAGCCGGTGGTGCCGCCATTATCATCGTCGCAATCCTGGCTCTCTACCGGCACCGTCACCGGGGGTGA
- a CDS encoding MBL fold metallo-hydrolase translates to MLENQRWQPIPGSLGAEIYPLTRKPDVCCSNAYIIRTASEILLVDTGADPVQMAEIVATVRVEVAARPRPVILLLTHCHLDHCLALIRDTELCSIAPLLVAAHEEGALALERGDTVRTLAEMFHWEILPRAVEIHLLAASDRTVGGRRTIAPGISLSTETVPIGGGISLDRQTLTLESGELLEVYHTPGHTPDSICIGIGEFLFTSDLLFSTGPGIAGCAGWDPAGLAASIERLCWLLENRAVTLCCSGHGRAVAPATVIRLCENLRREAAGMADIGAFTPGRLRASREHAIDLLGEAGRLFSVIAGRLYLLAYTLEELGEEEEAQKYQNLIEADRIDEFLTDFNEFVTEFAEGSKIELQLVLKAVQITQRIGGLFAQDRLDHIVDASLLRRTERLLSDFMNTVFGYGTDESPGRVALNPLLEELVVHLCRPPVPDEAFIEAADDEAAYREALVSRLAYLPLFEDVRLELALYEPLPPVLVEPERFFDTVAALLEHLASGGVRDIRVATWPDDTGVRLGIAYAGCRLPAPETEGAIRLFRRGFTLCGASLACREGEDMSEFVLTFRPADSSHATPRC, encoded by the coding sequence GTGCTTGAAAACCAGCGGTGGCAGCCGATCCCGGGGAGCCTCGGCGCCGAGATCTATCCCCTGACACGGAAACCCGATGTCTGCTGTTCGAATGCCTATATCATCCGGACTGCTTCCGAGATCCTGCTGGTAGACACCGGTGCCGACCCTGTGCAGATGGCGGAGATCGTCGCGACGGTGCGGGTGGAGGTGGCGGCACGGCCGCGTCCGGTAATCCTCCTGCTGACGCACTGCCACCTTGACCACTGCCTGGCTCTCATCCGGGATACGGAGCTCTGCTCGATCGCTCCCCTGCTGGTTGCCGCTCACGAAGAGGGTGCTCTGGCGCTCGAACGCGGCGATACGGTCAGAACTCTTGCGGAGATGTTTCACTGGGAGATCCTCCCGCGTGCCGTTGAGATCCACCTGCTCGCCGCCAGCGACCGGACGGTCGGGGGCAGACGGACGATCGCTCCCGGGATCTCGCTTTCGACGGAGACGGTTCCGATCGGCGGCGGGATCTCCCTCGACCGGCAGACCCTCACGCTCGAAAGCGGCGAACTGCTCGAGGTCTATCACACCCCCGGGCACACGCCCGACAGCATCTGTATCGGTATCGGTGAGTTCCTCTTTACGAGCGACCTCCTCTTCTCGACCGGGCCCGGGATAGCGGGTTGTGCCGGGTGGGACCCTGCCGGGCTCGCCGCCTCGATAGAGCGCCTCTGCTGGCTCCTTGAGAACAGGGCGGTCACCCTCTGCTGTTCAGGCCACGGCAGGGCGGTCGCACCGGCAACAGTTATCCGGCTCTGCGAGAACCTGCGGCGGGAAGCGGCCGGTATGGCGGATATCGGAGCCTTCACTCCGGGTCGCCTCCGTGCCTCCCGGGAGCACGCGATCGACCTCCTCGGCGAAGCGGGCAGACTCTTCTCCGTCATCGCGGGCAGGCTCTACCTGCTCGCCTACACCCTCGAAGAGCTCGGGGAGGAGGAAGAGGCGCAGAAGTACCAGAATCTCATCGAGGCCGACCGGATCGACGAGTTCCTGACCGACTTCAACGAGTTCGTCACGGAGTTTGCCGAAGGCAGCAAGATAGAACTTCAGCTCGTGCTCAAGGCGGTGCAGATCACCCAGCGGATAGGAGGTCTCTTCGCCCAGGACCGGCTCGACCATATCGTCGACGCTTCACTCCTCCGGAGGACCGAGCGCCTCCTTTCTGATTTTATGAATACGGTCTTCGGGTACGGGACGGACGAGAGCCCCGGCCGGGTCGCTCTCAATCCACTGCTCGAGGAGCTGGTTGTGCACCTCTGCCGTCCGCCGGTTCCGGATGAGGCTTTCATCGAAGCCGCCGACGACGAAGCGGCATACCGGGAGGCGCTGGTATCAAGGCTCGCTTATCTCCCGCTCTTCGAGGATGTCCGGCTCGAACTCGCCCTGTATGAGCCCCTTCCCCCCGTCCTGGTGGAGCCGGAGCGGTTCTTTGACACCGTCGCCGCTCTGCTCGAGCACCTTGCCTCGGGAGGCGTCAGGGATATCCGGGTTGCGACCTGGCCTGACGATACCGGTGTCCGGCTCGGTATCGCCTACGCCGGATGCCGGCTCCCCGCCCCGGAGACGGAGGGTGCGATCCGCCTCTTCAGGCGGGGATTTACGCTCTGTGGCGCGAGCCTTGCGTGCCGGGAGGGTGAGGATATGTCGGAGTTCGTCCTGACCTTCCGGCCGGCCGACAGTTCCCATGCCACACCGCGGTGCTAA
- a CDS encoding malate dehydrogenase has translation MAKVTIIGATGNVGSFAAHTISEIPHVTDMLLMGRPGREEFLEGCCRDMADSFAARGTQMRLAHSTRVADVEGSDVIICTSGMPRQVGQDRNDLAFENAKMVAETAEIVGERAPDALLFMVTNPVDVMTAVALKYSGLEPRQVFGLGTHLDSMRLKALIAEYFKVHVSEVHTRIIGEHGESMVPLWSATTIGGIQICNLPTFSGLPHREMMDTVRSSGQFIIKNKGATVYGPGEAIATLVRTILGDENRILTVSSYIRSEVNGIGDVCIGVPARINRKGVFPVPIKLADREVTGFAASVEKIRTITADVTEKLEQCR, from the coding sequence ATGGCAAAGGTTACGATTATCGGAGCGACAGGCAATGTCGGCTCGTTTGCAGCACATACCATTTCTGAGATACCCCACGTTACCGATATGCTGCTGATGGGCAGACCCGGACGTGAAGAGTTTCTGGAAGGATGCTGCCGCGATATGGCCGACTCGTTTGCTGCGCGGGGCACGCAGATGCGGCTCGCTCACAGCACGCGGGTCGCCGATGTAGAAGGGTCGGATGTTATCATCTGCACGTCCGGCATGCCGCGCCAGGTCGGGCAGGACAGAAACGATCTGGCTTTCGAGAATGCCAAGATGGTGGCCGAAACCGCCGAGATCGTCGGCGAACGGGCGCCGGACGCTCTCCTGTTCATGGTCACGAACCCCGTCGACGTCATGACGGCGGTCGCCCTCAAATATTCGGGGCTCGAACCCCGGCAGGTCTTCGGGCTCGGCACGCACCTCGACTCGATGCGCCTTAAAGCACTCATCGCCGAGTATTTCAAAGTGCATGTCAGCGAAGTCCACACGCGTATCATCGGTGAGCACGGCGAGAGCATGGTACCGCTCTGGTCGGCGACGACGATAGGCGGCATCCAGATCTGTAATCTGCCGACGTTCTCGGGACTTCCTCACCGCGAGATGATGGATACGGTACGCTCGAGCGGCCAGTTTATCATCAAGAACAAAGGTGCTACGGTCTACGGACCCGGCGAAGCGATCGCAACCCTGGTTCGGACGATCCTCGGTGACGAAAACCGCATCCTGACGGTATCGAGTTACATCAGGAGCGAGGTCAACGGTATCGGCGACGTCTGCATCGGTGTGCCCGCGAGGATCAACAGAAAAGGCGTATTTCCCGTTCCGATAAAACTTGCGGACCGCGAAGTAACCGGTTTCGCCGCGTCTGTCGAGAAGATCCGCACAATCACGGCAGACGTCACGGAAAAGCTGGAGCAGTGCCGGTAA
- a CDS encoding winged helix-turn-helix domain-containing protein, whose amino-acid sequence MDEVNLPPSSQKILVLLEDGGALTHKELVRLSNLAPRTVRYALKKLKDNGMIIEKFNFRDARQILYEYKQSRMVQTA is encoded by the coding sequence ATGGATGAAGTGAACCTTCCGCCCTCATCACAGAAGATTCTCGTCCTGCTTGAGGATGGAGGTGCCCTGACCCACAAGGAACTGGTCAGGCTGAGCAACCTGGCTCCCCGGACTGTCCGCTATGCACTGAAGAAACTGAAGGATAACGGGATGATCATCGAGAAGTTCAACTTCCGGGATGCGCGCCAGATCCTCTACGAGTATAAACAGTCGCGGATGGTGCAGACGGCATGA
- a CDS encoding ferredoxin-thioredoxin reductase catalytic domain-containing protein: MPDDVTDAEVEHFHGELDTEAEAGGYHLNPDRAFTRELVRGLLVNRNRYGYIACPCRLAAGRREDDLDIICPCDYRDPDLHDYGTCYCALYVSADIRAGEQKPEPVPERRPPRTERKKIREEREASSAVAPALAYPVWRCRVCGYLCARNAPPEICPICRVPRERFERFM, translated from the coding sequence ATGCCGGATGACGTGACCGACGCGGAGGTCGAGCACTTCCATGGGGAACTCGACACCGAAGCGGAGGCGGGCGGCTACCATCTGAATCCTGATCGGGCGTTCACCCGCGAGCTCGTGCGGGGTCTGCTCGTCAATCGGAACCGCTACGGTTACATCGCCTGTCCGTGCCGGCTCGCCGCAGGCAGGCGGGAAGACGACCTCGATATCATCTGCCCCTGCGACTACCGCGACCCCGACCTCCACGACTACGGTACCTGCTACTGCGCCCTCTATGTCTCGGCCGATATCAGAGCCGGCGAGCAGAAACCCGAACCGGTCCCCGAACGGCGGCCGCCCCGTACCGAGCGGAAGAAGATACGCGAAGAGCGGGAGGCATCTTCAGCGGTCGCACCTGCTCTCGCCTACCCGGTCTGGCGGTGCCGGGTCTGCGGCTACCTCTGCGCCCGGAACGCCCCTCCGGAGATCTGCCCGATCTGCCGCGTGCCCCGGGAACGGTTCGAACGGTTCATGTGA
- a CDS encoding transcriptional regulator — translation MSEQSCDIMRCDSLARRLLPRMRAEMVYRLVNERGISQSEVSKRLGISRAAISQYMSRKRRYTDAGLSGDLDEIIEKWVTAVASGTGTITICDVCRSAVHPR, via the coding sequence ATGAGTGAGCAGTCCTGTGATATTATGCGCTGCGACAGCCTCGCCCGGAGGCTGCTGCCGCGGATGCGGGCCGAGATGGTCTACCGCCTCGTCAACGAGCGGGGTATCAGCCAGAGTGAAGTCTCAAAACGCCTCGGGATCAGCAGGGCGGCAATATCGCAATATATGAGCAGGAAGCGCAGATACACCGATGCCGGCCTCTCCGGAGATCTCGACGAGATCATCGAGAAGTGGGTGACCGCCGTAGCTTCCGGAACCGGGACGATCACCATCTGTGATGTCTGCCGGTCTGCCGTTCACCCCCGGTGA
- a CDS encoding glutaredoxin family protein, translated as MDVVHVSGEDHGKVMLYALSTCGWCAKTKQLLTDLGVEFSYLYVDKVNPDEIDSALSEVERWNPRGSFPTLVINDETVIVGFREDEIRGALHAG; from the coding sequence ATGGACGTCGTTCACGTGTCCGGAGAAGACCACGGGAAGGTCATGCTCTACGCGCTCAGCACCTGCGGATGGTGCGCAAAGACCAAGCAGCTCCTCACCGACCTCGGCGTAGAATTCTCCTACCTGTATGTCGATAAGGTCAACCCGGATGAGATTGATTCTGCACTTTCGGAGGTGGAGCGGTGGAATCCGCGTGGTTCGTTCCCGACCCTCGTCATCAACGACGAGACAGTGATCGTGGGGTTCCGCGAGGACGAGATCCGGGGGGCTCTTCATGCCGGATGA
- a CDS encoding amino acid kinase family protein, producing the protein MSSLTTPIVVKLGGSLFDRTDAVIDTIRSSGRPVLIVPGGGRFADRVRRLNLSDTAAHWMAIAAMEQYGWYIVSHSVPATAELAVPLETTVLLPYCALRKSDPLPHSWDITSDTIAAWVAANLGTELVLLKSVDGIYYHRTLLPRVDQPCPCEEVDPALIPFVLEHNVRTTVINGRFDERVTQVLEGVTPHGTVIDTRF; encoded by the coding sequence ATGTCCTCGCTGACCACCCCTATCGTTGTCAAGCTCGGCGGGAGCCTTTTCGACCGGACCGACGCCGTCATCGATACGATCCGCTCGTCGGGGCGGCCCGTGCTGATCGTGCCGGGCGGCGGCCGATTCGCGGATCGTGTCCGCAGGCTTAACCTCTCGGATACGGCGGCTCACTGGATGGCGATCGCCGCAATGGAGCAGTACGGCTGGTATATCGTGTCGCATAGCGTGCCCGCGACGGCCGAACTCGCGGTTCCTCTGGAGACGACGGTGCTGCTCCCGTACTGTGCCCTCCGGAAGTCCGATCCGTTGCCGCATTCCTGGGACATCACCTCCGATACGATAGCGGCATGGGTTGCCGCAAATCTCGGTACCGAGCTCGTCCTCCTCAAGTCGGTGGACGGTATCTACTACCACCGGACGCTCCTTCCCCGGGTCGATCAGCCCTGCCCCTGCGAGGAGGTCGATCCCGCCCTGATCCCGTTCGTCCTCGAACATAATGTCCGGACGACGGTGATAAACGGGAGATTCGACGAACGAGTAACGCAGGTTCTTGAAGGAGTGACACCTCATGGAACCGTTATTGACACGAGATTTTAA
- a CDS encoding cupin domain-containing protein — protein MDNSLLCELLHPDRETAELAMGYSIAHAVVPAGEATLPHRLSAASEVYCILEGEGVMHIDTKSAPVRPGQAVYIPPGAVQWIESTSSSDLVFLCIVDPRWREEDEELVSIPCDRLTQAAPGAGETP, from the coding sequence ATGGACAACTCTCTCCTCTGCGAACTGTTGCACCCTGACCGGGAAACGGCAGAGCTTGCCATGGGATACAGTATCGCCCACGCCGTGGTGCCTGCCGGGGAGGCGACCCTCCCGCACCGCCTGTCTGCCGCCTCAGAGGTCTACTGCATTCTTGAGGGAGAGGGTGTCATGCACATCGATACAAAGAGCGCTCCTGTCCGGCCGGGACAGGCGGTCTATATCCCACCCGGCGCGGTGCAGTGGATCGAGAGCACGAGCTCGTCCGATCTGGTTTTCCTCTGCATCGTCGATCCCCGGTGGCGGGAGGAAGACGAGGAACTGGTTTCGATCCCCTGCGACCGGCTTACTCAGGCCGCCCCTGGCGCTGGAGAAACTCCCTGA
- a CDS encoding zinc finger domain-containing protein, translating into MIATDRCTSCNGTLAETGATQFKCPECSAAISRCYRCREQSVSYECQKCGFQGP; encoded by the coding sequence ATGATAGCAACAGATCGATGCACATCCTGTAACGGAACCCTCGCAGAGACCGGTGCCACGCAGTTCAAGTGCCCGGAGTGTTCGGCTGCAATCAGCAGGTGCTACCGCTGCAGAGAACAGAGCGTCTCATACGAATGCCAGAAGTGCGGGTTCCAGGGGCCATAA
- a CDS encoding GAF domain-containing protein codes for MDRLPDPHRILEAIQSPLLLLDADGTICYANRAFRSGIAAGPVEGRSVFTVAADLPAEEALRDLLTRAEGAGNPEHTFPAADGRMIRATCSLLEGDGGKRLLMLQKDKTMESCRNQQLRIINRIIATATSSMTLDEILVSSLEEILTMLDFDAGAVYLINPGTGMADLHAVAGIKNLYFPQVRVLDPAVPLIHDVIAGGTARYCEQYLDVDHEAGESGIFSLAKIPITFSEEVLGVICIASSNRHRFSDSEKETLEAVGKKMGGAVRRGLLQSRVEEKHCALVGYITEATNRVIVPAEILRENLAGILADLDGREDIPEDLPVHLSVQVKTAGQILANLRELNRAIVTEDTEIPDAFREFLQRQGRPE; via the coding sequence ATGGACAGATTACCGGATCCGCACCGGATCCTCGAGGCTATCCAGAGCCCCCTGCTTCTCCTCGACGCGGACGGGACGATATGCTATGCGAACAGGGCGTTCCGGTCGGGAATCGCCGCAGGTCCGGTCGAGGGCCGATCCGTCTTCACCGTCGCAGCCGATCTCCCTGCAGAGGAGGCTCTCCGCGACCTCCTCACGAGAGCGGAAGGGGCAGGGAATCCCGAACATACATTTCCAGCGGCGGACGGCCGGATGATCCGGGCAACCTGCAGCCTGCTCGAAGGGGACGGGGGAAAACGGCTCCTGATGCTGCAGAAGGACAAAACGATGGAATCCTGCCGGAACCAGCAGCTCCGGATCATCAACCGGATCATCGCGACCGCCACGTCGTCGATGACGCTTGACGAGATCCTGGTCTCGAGCCTTGAGGAGATCTTAACGATGCTCGACTTCGACGCAGGAGCCGTCTACCTGATCAACCCCGGGACCGGGATGGCGGATCTCCACGCTGTCGCCGGGATCAAGAACCTCTACTTCCCGCAGGTCAGGGTGCTCGATCCCGCCGTACCGCTGATCCACGACGTCATCGCGGGCGGAACGGCACGGTACTGCGAACAGTACCTGGACGTCGACCACGAGGCGGGTGAGAGCGGCATCTTCTCGCTTGCCAAAATACCGATAACCTTCTCCGAAGAGGTGCTCGGCGTCATCTGCATCGCGAGCAGCAACCGGCATCGCTTCTCGGACTCCGAGAAAGAGACGCTTGAAGCGGTCGGCAAGAAGATGGGCGGTGCGGTGAGAAGGGGACTTCTCCAGAGCAGGGTCGAAGAGAAACACTGCGCGCTCGTCGGATACATCACCGAAGCGACGAACCGGGTGATCGTCCCGGCCGAGATCCTCAGGGAGAACCTCGCCGGGATCCTCGCCGATCTCGACGGGAGAGAGGATATCCCCGAAGACCTGCCGGTGCACCTCTCCGTCCAGGTTAAAACCGCCGGGCAGATCCTCGCCAACCTGCGCGAACTCAACAGGGCAATCGTCACAGAGGATACCGAGATCCCAGACGCGTTCAGGGAGTTTCTCCAGCGCCAGGGGCGGCCTGAGTAA